In Argopecten irradians isolate NY chromosome 11, Ai_NY, whole genome shotgun sequence, one DNA window encodes the following:
- the LOC138334960 gene encoding uncharacterized protein, whose amino-acid sequence MTPRYLAIFVMLAWIGQSSGYEQCVGQFYQTHFNSVYGRYSIGTNDRQIYYNWVDRNYSPKYCPDRCCTIKEGHIEYYYRFPLRYPRTYSYKTCCYSYVPVTPSYKPSGKTESRKGLIIGCAIGGTMFTVVTLCSLVVARVMWIERKRIEPTSTPDESLPTVKDSVAMVNIPEPGACFAKSEAKEPTSDVTMA is encoded by the exons GTCAGAGTTCAGGTTACGAGCAATGTGTTGGACAGTTCTATCAAACTCACTTTAACAGTGTCTATGGACGTTATTCTATAGGGACCAACGATCGTCAAATTTATTATAATTGGGTTGATAGGAACTATTCCCCGAAGTACTGTCCAGACCGATGTTGTACAATAAAGGAAGGACATATTGAGTATTATTACCGTTTCCCCCTAAGATACCCGAGAACATACTCGTATAAGACGTGTTGTTATAGTTACGTTCCTGTAACACCTTCCTACAAACCATCAGGTAAAACTGAATCCAG AAAAGGATTGATCATAGGATGTGCTATAGGAGGGACTATGTTTACTGTGGTGACCTTATGTTCACTAGTGGTGGCCAGAGTCATGTGGATAGAAAGGAAAAGAATCGAACCAACATCTACACCCGACGAATCTTTACCAACCGTTAAAGATAGTG ttgCCATGGTGAACATCCCGGAGCCAGGAGCCTGTTTCGCTAAGTCTGAGGCAAAGGAACCAACATCTGATGTTACTATGGCATAA